From the Malus domestica chromosome 17, GDT2T_hap1 genome, one window contains:
- the LOC103417441 gene encoding multiprotein-bridging factor 1a has protein sequence MSGGPITQDWEPVVIRKKAPNAAAKKDEKAVNAARRSGAEIETLKKATAGTNKAASSSTTLNTRKLDDETENLAHERVPSELKKAIMQARTDKKLTQAQLAQIINEKPQVIQEYESGKAIPNQQVITKLERALGAKLRGKK, from the exons ATGTCAGGAGGACCCATCACGCAGGACTGGGAGCCCGTCGTCATCCGGAAGAAGGCACCCAACGCCGCCGCCAAGAAGGATGAGAAAGCCGTCAACGCCGCTCGCCGCTCCGGAGCTGAGATCGAAACCCTCAAGAAAG CAACTGCTGGGACCAATAAAGCTGCCTCCAGCAGCACTACTTTGAACACGAGGAAGCTTGATGATGAAACAGAGAACCTTGCTC ATGAACGTGTGCCAAGTGAGCTGAAGAAGGCTATCATGCAAGCTCGAACTGATAAGAAGCTTACCCAGGCTCAACTTGCTCAA ATCATCAATGAGAAGCCTCAAGTGATCCAAGAGTATGAATCTGGGAAGGCGATTCCAAATCAGCAGGTGATTACCAAGTTGGAGAGAGCTCTTGGAGCGAAACTGCGTGGAAAGAAGTAA